In Rahnella variigena, one DNA window encodes the following:
- a CDS encoding GNAT family N-acetyltransferase has protein sequence MEAFTVPVAVPPLAVTTPRLILRQWQDSDAEAFAEMNADPQVMEFFPATMTREKSDEMLMRCQNLINERGWGIWAVELRESGEFIGFVGLHTPGYDLPFVPCVEIAWRLKVDAWGKGYCTEAARAALDAGFNPLGLSEIVAFTALPNVRSQAVMKKLGMTCDPKENFMHPALEEGHWLREHCLYRLPRP, from the coding sequence ATGGAAGCTTTTACTGTTCCTGTGGCTGTTCCGCCGCTGGCCGTCACCACGCCGCGCCTGATCCTGCGTCAGTGGCAGGACAGCGATGCTGAGGCATTTGCAGAAATGAATGCAGACCCGCAGGTCATGGAGTTTTTCCCCGCCACCATGACCCGCGAGAAAAGTGACGAAATGCTGATGCGCTGTCAGAATTTGATCAATGAACGCGGCTGGGGGATATGGGCAGTTGAGTTGCGTGAGTCGGGGGAGTTTATCGGTTTTGTCGGGCTGCATACGCCGGGGTATGATCTCCCTTTTGTTCCGTGCGTGGAAATTGCCTGGCGGTTAAAAGTGGATGCGTGGGGAAAGGGTTATTGCACCGAAGCCGCCCGCGCCGCACTGGATGCAGGATTTAACCCGTTGGGTTTAAGCGAAATAGTGGCGTTCACAGCGCTGCCAAATGTGCGTTCTCAGGCGGTGATGAAGAAGCTCGGCATGACATGCGATCCCAAAGAGAACTTCATGCATCCGGCGCTGGAAGAAGGACACTGGCTGCGGGAACATTGTTTGTACCGTTTACCGCGTCCCTGA
- the spy gene encoding ATP-independent periplasmic protein-refolding chaperone Spy, with translation MRKLTAMIVASTLALSSASFAFAAETTAAPATDATTAPHGKMMHHKGPHHMNPFAGLNLTEQQKTQMKEIMKDSGPRPDRAAMKAQMDQMHSLVASDSFDESKVKSQIDTITKAQSDRMLERARAENKMYNLLTPEQKKQFNENYQKRAAKMEQMRDHKPGEAKPAAAE, from the coding sequence ATGCGTAAACTTACCGCAATGATTGTGGCTTCAACTCTGGCTCTGAGCTCTGCTTCTTTCGCGTTTGCTGCTGAGACAACCGCTGCTCCTGCCACTGACGCCACTACCGCGCCACACGGCAAAATGATGCACCATAAAGGCCCGCATCATATGAACCCGTTTGCCGGTCTGAACCTGACTGAGCAGCAGAAAACTCAGATGAAAGAGATCATGAAAGACAGCGGCCCGCGTCCTGACCGCGCTGCAATGAAAGCACAGATGGATCAGATGCACAGCCTGGTGGCGTCTGACAGCTTCGATGAATCAAAAGTGAAATCGCAGATTGATACCATCACCAAAGCGCAGTCCGACCGTATGCTGGAACGCGCACGTGCTGAGAACAAAATGTATAACCTGCTGACGCCAGAGCAGAAAAAACAGTTCAATGAGAACTACCAGAAACGCGCTGCCAAAATGGAGCAGATGCGTGACCACAAACCAGGTGAAGCAAAACCCGCTGCCGCTGAATAA
- a CDS encoding MFS transporter: protein MSNDTIVDVKAWIDERPISKYQWVVLSLCFIIIMFDGYDAAVMGFIAPALIEDWGISRAEMGPILGAAMFGVAIGALIAGPNADRFGRKRVLMWSILCFALFSLLSTFARTPMEMAILRFLTGLGLGAVMPNTVTLVSEYMPERRRSLMITVMYSGFNVGSGAGGFVAAGLLPHYGWKSVIFAGGIVPLLMLPLLLWILPESAMYMVVRKVAKEKIAKVLTRAGGVFSEGTRFVLKAPVIQKKAKVFQLFTNGYAKGTIVLWVTYFMGLFVIYLLNGWLPTIMRNGGFSLERAAIVAGLFQLGGTFGGLMVGGLMDRFIAKRVIAGFYMMGVVSLLSQGIGNFGPDILALLVFISGVCINGAQTGLQAFSPAFYPTEMRATGVCWMHGIGRSGAIISSSMGGVLLGVFSGQNMIFIILALPALLAGLSILLHRAAHPAEMIKGVDITDIPELSRTMNIR from the coding sequence ATGAGCAACGACACCATCGTGGACGTGAAAGCGTGGATAGACGAACGCCCGATATCGAAATATCAATGGGTGGTTTTATCCCTGTGTTTCATCATCATCATGTTCGACGGTTATGACGCCGCAGTGATGGGCTTCATCGCCCCGGCGCTGATCGAAGACTGGGGTATCAGCCGCGCGGAAATGGGCCCGATCCTCGGTGCTGCGATGTTTGGCGTGGCTATCGGCGCGCTGATTGCCGGACCGAACGCGGATCGCTTTGGCCGCAAACGGGTGCTGATGTGGTCGATTCTGTGCTTCGCATTGTTCAGCCTGCTGAGCACCTTTGCCCGCACGCCGATGGAAATGGCGATCCTGCGTTTTCTCACCGGCCTTGGTTTGGGCGCGGTGATGCCCAATACCGTGACGCTGGTGTCGGAATACATGCCCGAACGCCGCCGCAGCCTGATGATCACCGTGATGTACAGCGGCTTTAACGTCGGTTCCGGCGCAGGAGGTTTTGTCGCCGCGGGTTTACTGCCGCACTACGGCTGGAAATCAGTCATTTTCGCGGGCGGGATTGTGCCCCTGCTGATGCTGCCCTTGCTGCTGTGGATCCTGCCGGAATCGGCGATGTACATGGTGGTGCGTAAAGTGGCGAAGGAAAAAATCGCCAAAGTGCTGACCCGCGCGGGTGGCGTATTCAGCGAAGGCACCAGGTTTGTGCTGAAAGCGCCGGTGATCCAGAAAAAAGCCAAGGTCTTCCAGCTTTTCACCAACGGCTACGCCAAAGGCACGATTGTGCTGTGGGTCACTTATTTCATGGGGCTGTTCGTGATTTATCTGCTCAACGGCTGGCTGCCAACCATTATGCGTAACGGCGGTTTCTCACTGGAACGCGCAGCTATCGTCGCCGGTTTGTTCCAGTTAGGCGGCACTTTCGGCGGGCTGATGGTCGGCGGGCTAATGGACAGATTCATCGCCAAACGGGTGATTGCCGGTTTCTACATGATGGGCGTGGTCAGCCTGTTATCACAGGGTATCGGTAACTTCGGCCCGGATATTCTTGCCCTGCTGGTCTTCATCAGCGGCGTGTGTATTAACGGCGCACAAACCGGTTTGCAGGCATTTTCTCCGGCCTTTTATCCAACGGAAATGCGTGCCACCGGGGTCTGCTGGATGCACGGAATCGGCCGCAGCGGCGCGATTATCAGTTCGTCGATGGGCGGCGTCCTGCTGGGCGTTTTCTCCGGCCAAAACATGATCTTTATTATTCTGGCGTTGCCTGCATTGCTTGCGGGGCTGAGCATTCTTTTACACCGCGCGGCGCACCCGGCCGAGATGATCAAAGGCGTTGATATTACTGACATCCCGGAGTTGTCGCGCACCATGAATATCCGCTAG
- a CDS encoding YbdD/YjiX family protein, with translation MSESRALFKTPRLGAFQVTRCQPLFVPQPKPHNVAGWLKLAIKRTAQSFRLMVGVQDYQNYVRHMQVRHPGRAPMTEREFHRRCLEARFPSEGGKMGKCPC, from the coding sequence ATGTCTGAATCACGCGCATTATTTAAGACGCCACGGTTAGGCGCATTTCAGGTGACACGCTGTCAGCCGTTATTTGTGCCACAACCGAAACCACACAACGTTGCCGGGTGGCTGAAACTGGCCATAAAGCGCACCGCGCAGAGCTTCCGGCTGATGGTTGGCGTGCAGGATTATCAGAATTATGTCCGGCATATGCAGGTAAGGCATCCGGGCCGCGCGCCCATGACGGAGCGTGAATTCCACCGCCGTTGTCTGGAGGCGAGATTCCCGAGCGAGGGCGGTAAAATGGGCAAATGCCCTTGCTGA
- a CDS encoding carbon starvation CstA family protein — MKSVKSGITWLVVALIGAFAFGMLALSRGEHVNALWLVVAAIACYSIAYRFYSLFIAEKVFELDDKRMTPAERHNDGLDYVPTNKWVLFGHHFAAIAGAGPLVGPILAAQMGFLPGTIWILVGVMLAGAVQDFLILFISTRRDGRSLGEMAKQELGDFAGVITMLGALGVMIIILSALALVVVKALADSPWGLFTIAATIPIALFMGIYMRFLRPGKIAEVSVMGFVLMMLAIVYGGNVAADPYWGPFFTLHGTTLTWVLVIYGFIASVLPVWLLLAPRDYLSTFLKIGVIAGLAVGIVFAMPEMKMPAVSRFIDGSGPVFSGSLFPFLFITIACGSISGFHALVSSGTTPKLIERESHIRFIGYGAMLMESFVAIMALICASVIDPGVYFAMNSPAALIGTTVESASQVINGWGFVITPDVLTQIARDVGEQSILSRAGGAPTFAVGMAHIITEVFNSRAMMAFWYHFAILFEALFILTAVDAGTRACRFMVQDLVGVAVPSLANNRSWIGTFAGTTVAVAGWGFFVYQGVVDPLGGINTLWPLFGIGNQMLASMALILGTVVLFKMKKQRYAWVTILPTIWLFITSMTAGWQKIFHEKPSIGFLAQAKKFNAGIDSGEIIKPAKTLADMHTIVLNNQINAILCGFFMLVAVTMLISAFFVIRRALKSATPTVHETAVVNRREARHV, encoded by the coding sequence ATGAAAAGCGTCAAGTCCGGGATTACCTGGCTGGTGGTGGCGTTAATCGGGGCTTTTGCCTTTGGGATGCTGGCACTGAGCCGCGGCGAACACGTTAATGCCCTGTGGCTGGTGGTCGCCGCTATTGCCTGTTACAGCATTGCATACCGATTTTACAGCCTGTTTATCGCTGAAAAAGTCTTCGAACTCGATGACAAACGCATGACTCCGGCTGAGCGTCACAATGACGGGCTGGATTACGTGCCGACCAACAAATGGGTATTGTTCGGCCACCATTTCGCGGCCATCGCCGGAGCCGGTCCGCTGGTCGGCCCGATCCTTGCCGCACAAATGGGCTTCCTGCCAGGCACTATCTGGATTTTAGTGGGTGTGATGCTGGCGGGCGCAGTGCAGGATTTCCTGATCTTGTTCATCTCCACCCGCCGCGACGGGCGTTCATTAGGTGAAATGGCAAAACAGGAACTGGGCGATTTTGCCGGAGTGATCACTATGCTCGGCGCGCTGGGCGTGATGATCATCATTCTTTCCGCACTGGCGCTGGTGGTGGTCAAAGCACTCGCCGACAGTCCGTGGGGACTGTTCACCATCGCCGCCACCATCCCGATCGCCCTGTTTATGGGCATCTACATGCGTTTTCTGCGTCCGGGAAAAATTGCTGAAGTGTCGGTGATGGGTTTCGTGCTGATGATGCTGGCGATTGTGTACGGCGGCAACGTAGCGGCAGATCCCTACTGGGGTCCGTTCTTTACGCTGCACGGTACCACGCTAACCTGGGTGCTGGTGATTTACGGTTTTATTGCCTCGGTATTGCCGGTCTGGCTGCTGCTGGCGCCGCGCGATTATCTCTCGACGTTTCTGAAAATCGGCGTGATTGCCGGTCTGGCGGTGGGTATCGTCTTCGCCATGCCGGAAATGAAAATGCCTGCCGTCTCACGCTTTATTGACGGCAGCGGTCCGGTATTCTCCGGCAGCCTGTTCCCGTTCCTGTTTATCACTATTGCCTGCGGGTCGATTTCCGGTTTCCATGCACTGGTTTCCAGCGGCACGACGCCGAAACTGATTGAGCGCGAAAGCCATATCCGTTTTATCGGTTACGGCGCAATGCTGATGGAGTCGTTTGTGGCGATCATGGCGCTGATCTGTGCGTCTGTTATCGATCCGGGCGTATATTTCGCGATGAACTCACCGGCGGCGCTGATTGGCACCACGGTGGAAAGCGCTTCACAGGTGATTAACGGCTGGGGCTTTGTCATCACGCCGGACGTTCTGACGCAAATCGCCAGGGACGTCGGCGAGCAGTCGATTCTTTCCCGTGCCGGTGGCGCACCGACCTTTGCGGTCGGCATGGCGCACATCATCACCGAGGTGTTCAACAGCCGCGCCATGATGGCCTTCTGGTATCACTTCGCCATCCTGTTTGAAGCCTTATTTATTCTGACTGCCGTCGATGCCGGTACCCGCGCCTGCCGTTTTATGGTGCAGGATCTTGTGGGCGTCGCCGTTCCGTCGCTGGCGAATAACCGCTCATGGATCGGCACATTTGCCGGTACTACGGTCGCGGTCGCTGGCTGGGGTTTCTTCGTGTATCAGGGCGTGGTGGATCCGCTTGGCGGCATCAATACACTGTGGCCGCTGTTTGGTATCGGTAACCAGATGCTGGCCTCAATGGCGCTGATTCTGGGTACGGTAGTGCTTTTCAAAATGAAGAAACAGCGTTACGCGTGGGTGACGATTTTGCCGACCATCTGGCTGTTCATCACCTCGATGACCGCAGGCTGGCAGAAGATTTTTCACGAAAAACCGTCGATTGGTTTTCTGGCGCAGGCGAAGAAATTCAACGCAGGCATCGACAGTGGTGAAATCATCAAACCGGCGAAAACGCTGGCGGATATGCACACTATCGTGCTGAACAATCAGATTAACGCCATCCTGTGCGGCTTTTTCATGCTAGTGGCGGTGACCATGCTGATTTCCGCCTTCTTTGTTATCCGCCGCGCGCTTAAATCCGCTACGCCAACCGTGCATGAAACTGCCGTGGTTAACCGTCGCGAGGCCCGCCATGTCTGA
- a CDS encoding gallate dioxygenase — protein MAKIIGGLAVSHTPTIGFAVDHNKQEESAWAPIFESFAPMQKWLDEKKPDVLVYIFNDHVTSFFFDHYSAFTLGIDEQYEVADEGGGPRDLPAVKGHAALSQHIGASLMADEFDMSFFQDKPLDHGLFSPLSALLPHEGGWPTQIVPLQIGVLQFPIPTARRCYKLGQALRRAIESFPEDLNVAIVATGGVSHQVHGERCGFNNPDWDEQFIDMIVNDPERLTEMTLAEFATLGGMEGAEVIMWLVMRGALSANVKKLHQAYYLPSMTGIATLILENQSREAPYDVQQRQRDKIAQQMAGVEKLPGTYPFTQARSLKALRINRFLHRLIQPAWRERFLTDQKAMFAENKLTDEEQKLLRELDWRGMIHYGVSFFLLEKLGAVVGVSNLHIYSAMRGETLEEFQKTRNQQVLYSVAGKAKA, from the coding sequence ATGGCGAAAATCATAGGCGGTTTAGCAGTTTCACATACCCCGACCATCGGCTTTGCGGTTGACCATAACAAGCAGGAAGAAAGCGCCTGGGCGCCAATTTTCGAAAGCTTTGCACCGATGCAAAAATGGCTGGATGAGAAAAAACCGGACGTGCTGGTTTACATTTTCAACGACCACGTGACCTCGTTTTTCTTCGATCACTATTCCGCCTTTACGCTGGGTATCGACGAGCAGTATGAAGTGGCCGATGAAGGTGGCGGCCCGCGTGACCTGCCTGCGGTCAAAGGCCATGCGGCACTGTCGCAGCATATCGGGGCCAGCCTGATGGCGGACGAATTCGATATGTCTTTCTTCCAGGATAAACCTTTGGATCACGGTTTGTTCTCGCCGCTTTCCGCTCTTCTCCCGCATGAAGGCGGCTGGCCGACACAAATCGTTCCGCTGCAAATCGGCGTATTGCAGTTCCCTATTCCGACTGCCCGCCGCTGCTACAAACTCGGTCAGGCGCTGCGCCGTGCAATTGAAAGTTTCCCGGAAGATCTGAACGTAGCGATTGTCGCCACCGGCGGCGTGTCGCATCAGGTTCACGGCGAACGTTGCGGGTTTAACAATCCGGACTGGGATGAGCAGTTTATCGATATGATCGTCAACGACCCGGAACGTCTGACCGAAATGACGCTGGCAGAATTTGCCACGCTGGGCGGCATGGAAGGCGCGGAAGTCATTATGTGGCTGGTGATGCGCGGCGCGCTGTCGGCCAATGTGAAGAAACTGCATCAGGCCTATTACCTGCCGTCGATGACCGGCATCGCCACGCTGATCCTCGAAAATCAGTCACGTGAAGCGCCGTACGACGTGCAGCAGCGCCAGCGTGACAAAATCGCGCAGCAAATGGCGGGCGTCGAAAAACTGCCGGGCACCTATCCGTTCACTCAGGCGCGAAGCCTGAAAGCGCTGCGCATTAACCGGTTCCTGCACCGTCTGATCCAGCCTGCATGGCGCGAGCGTTTCCTTACCGATCAGAAGGCTATGTTTGCTGAAAACAAACTGACGGACGAGGAACAAAAGCTGCTGCGTGAACTCGACTGGCGCGGCATGATCCATTACGGCGTCAGCTTCTTCCTGCTGGAAAAACTCGGCGCGGTAGTCGGCGTCTCCAACTTACATATTTATTCCGCGATGCGTGGCGAAACGCTGGAAGAATTCCAGAAAACCCGCAATCAACAAGTTCTCTATTCAGTAGCAGGTAAAGCGAAAGCATGA
- a CDS encoding LysR family transcriptional regulator: protein MAESEMLSNLMQIRAFCQVVDQGSVSRAADELYRTQSAVTRAIRDLEQALDVPLFERHANGMLLTDFGKCVLPRARRAIAELHQIPSQLAKLQGKSGQRRGDTEPLYLFNVRRLQIFISLCKTRHMQTVATLLGLSQPAVSAALKVLENGAGLALLERTPHGMMPSLAGQDIVPNLRRALNELRHIPADIAARRGVLEGTVQVGALPLGRTRLLPQAIIGLTQRYSGVKVVTNESAFSALASELRSGEVDFIFGALRSSDYAADMATETLFTESMVILARKGHPLLSGAVTQAQLREARWVLPRAETPARRLLDNSFAAMNMPPPDPVVESGDLGIVRGLLLGSDMLAAVSARQLEHELESGELVKLPLDLADTHRAIGLTFRAGSLLSPAAQALVAEIRKVCAQ, encoded by the coding sequence ATGGCAGAGTCTGAGATGCTGAGTAACCTGATGCAAATACGGGCATTTTGTCAGGTTGTCGATCAGGGAAGCGTATCCCGCGCGGCCGATGAACTTTACCGCACGCAGTCAGCGGTCACGCGGGCGATCCGCGATCTGGAACAGGCGCTCGACGTCCCGCTGTTTGAACGTCATGCCAACGGCATGTTGCTGACCGATTTCGGTAAATGCGTGCTGCCACGTGCGCGGAGGGCGATTGCCGAGCTGCATCAGATCCCCTCGCAACTGGCGAAATTACAGGGCAAAAGCGGGCAAAGGCGCGGTGATACCGAACCGCTGTATCTGTTTAACGTCCGGCGTTTACAAATTTTTATCTCGCTGTGCAAGACGCGGCATATGCAGACGGTCGCGACGTTGCTTGGTCTCAGCCAGCCCGCGGTCAGTGCCGCCCTGAAAGTGCTGGAAAACGGCGCCGGTCTGGCGCTGCTCGAACGCACGCCGCACGGTATGATGCCGTCGCTGGCCGGGCAGGATATCGTGCCGAACCTGCGCCGCGCGCTCAACGAACTGCGGCACATTCCCGCTGATATTGCCGCCCGCCGCGGTGTGCTGGAAGGTACGGTGCAGGTCGGGGCGTTGCCACTCGGGCGCACGCGGTTACTGCCGCAGGCGATTATCGGTCTGACGCAGCGCTACAGTGGCGTAAAAGTGGTGACCAACGAAAGTGCGTTCAGCGCACTGGCATCGGAACTGCGTTCCGGCGAAGTGGATTTCATTTTTGGCGCGCTGCGCTCCAGTGATTACGCGGCGGATATGGCGACCGAAACCCTGTTCACCGAAAGCATGGTGATACTGGCAAGAAAGGGACATCCGTTGCTGAGCGGCGCAGTGACGCAGGCGCAGTTGCGCGAGGCCCGCTGGGTATTGCCCCGCGCTGAAACGCCCGCCCGACGCCTGCTGGACAACAGTTTTGCCGCCATGAATATGCCGCCGCCCGACCCGGTGGTTGAAAGCGGTGATCTGGGAATTGTACGCGGGCTGTTGCTGGGTTCTGACATGCTGGCAGCGGTGTCCGCCCGCCAGCTGGAGCACGAGCTTGAGTCCGGTGAACTGGTCAAATTGCCGCTGGATCTGGCCGATACGCACCGCGCTATCGGCCTGACATTCCGCGCCGGGAGTTTGCTGTCACCGGCGGCACAAGCACTGGTGGCAGAAATCCGGAAGGTTTGTGCTCAGTAA
- the dapF gene encoding diaminopimelate epimerase, with translation MIFHRYHGLGNDYLVCHQSVAALLSNEQIQRLCDRHYGIGSDGLLIDHDDADIPSLRIINPDGSEAEKSGNGLRIYARYLFDIGRVAHEPFQVNTPGGQVRCEVTEGAHQVIVDMGQAKFSPAALPASVEGDEALALPLVAGGHNLSATLVSMGNPHCVIRVDELDLELVKQLGSEIETLAIFPKRTNVQFVQVLDRNNINIGIWERGAGYTLASGSSSCAAASAMRKLALVDENVTVHMPGGKLAISFSGDFQVNMRGPVQKIATITLDNDCFWDMTA, from the coding sequence ATGATTTTTCACCGCTATCACGGGCTGGGTAATGATTATCTGGTCTGTCATCAGAGCGTAGCCGCCCTTCTCAGTAATGAGCAAATTCAGCGACTCTGCGACCGCCATTATGGCATCGGGTCCGACGGTTTGCTGATTGACCATGACGACGCCGACATTCCTTCCCTGCGCATTATCAATCCCGACGGTTCAGAGGCCGAAAAAAGCGGCAACGGCCTGCGGATTTACGCCCGCTATCTGTTTGATATTGGCCGCGTAGCGCACGAACCGTTTCAGGTGAATACCCCCGGCGGGCAGGTGCGTTGCGAAGTGACCGAAGGTGCGCATCAGGTGATTGTCGATATGGGTCAGGCAAAGTTTTCTCCGGCGGCGTTACCTGCCAGCGTTGAAGGTGACGAAGCCCTTGCATTACCACTGGTCGCGGGCGGACATAACCTCAGTGCAACGCTGGTGTCGATGGGCAATCCGCACTGCGTGATCCGGGTGGATGAACTGGATTTAGAGCTGGTGAAACAACTGGGTTCTGAAATCGAAACACTGGCGATTTTCCCGAAGCGTACCAACGTGCAGTTCGTTCAGGTGCTGGACAGAAACAACATCAATATCGGCATCTGGGAACGTGGCGCAGGCTATACGCTGGCCTCCGGCAGCAGCAGTTGTGCGGCCGCCAGCGCGATGCGCAAACTGGCGCTGGTGGATGAAAATGTTACGGTGCATATGCCGGGTGGGAAACTTGCCATCAGTTTCAGCGGTGATTTTCAGGTCAACATGCGCGGTCCGGTGCAGAAAATTGCCACCATCACCCTCGATAACGACTGTTTCTGGGATATGACCGCGTAA
- the aroQ gene encoding type II 3-dehydroquinate dehydratase — MNYKIAVFNGPNLNLLGTREPETYGHDTLATIEKLCHQTGESCGATIEFFQTNHEGDLIDRIQACRGKVDAIVLNAAAWTHTSVAIRDAVTAVSLPLYEVHITNVHKRDAFRHHSFLSDVSVGVICGFGIQGYEYAIRQAVVNLNK; from the coding sequence ATGAATTACAAAATTGCCGTCTTTAACGGCCCGAATCTCAATCTGCTGGGCACCCGTGAACCGGAAACCTACGGCCACGACACGCTGGCGACCATCGAAAAGTTATGTCATCAGACCGGCGAAAGCTGCGGCGCAACCATCGAATTCTTCCAGACCAATCACGAAGGCGATCTGATTGACCGTATTCAGGCCTGCCGTGGAAAAGTAGATGCGATTGTGCTGAACGCCGCTGCGTGGACGCACACCTCCGTCGCCATCCGCGATGCCGTGACCGCCGTCAGCCTGCCGCTGTATGAAGTGCATATCACCAACGTGCATAAACGCGACGCCTTCCGCCATCACTCATTTCTTTCCGATGTTTCCGTCGGTGTGATCTGCGGGTTCGGTATTCAGGGCTACGAATACGCGATCAGACAGGCAGTGGTGAATTTGAATAAGTGA
- a CDS encoding amidohydrolase family protein: MTIFEQPKIDTHHHVFDPARFPYLPDTPYRPEGHEIGTTDYYRAVMQAYNIRHSLIVGPTSGYNTDSTCLLDALEKGNGRFKGIAVVPFDISTERLASLKQAGVVGIAMNVAMLGTEPFLHLGSLMGRLAELDMFAAIQVQNDQLLALLPLINRSKTRLLIDHSGRPDITQGLQQPAFQALLGLADQQRTWIKLSGLAKFSHQPFPYQDGHAYQHALLNAFGAEHCMWGSDWPFLRAEHRMDLGTLLMLVEQLFPDEKIRQQILWQTPKDLFGFTDY; encoded by the coding sequence ATGACGATTTTTGAGCAACCCAAGATCGACACACATCATCACGTGTTTGATCCGGCGCGCTTCCCGTACCTTCCGGACACGCCTTATCGTCCGGAAGGGCACGAGATTGGCACCACCGATTATTACCGCGCCGTGATGCAGGCGTATAACATCCGCCACTCGCTGATTGTCGGCCCGACGTCGGGTTACAACACTGACAGTACGTGTTTGCTGGATGCGCTGGAAAAGGGCAACGGCCGCTTCAAAGGTATCGCCGTCGTCCCGTTTGATATCAGCACTGAGCGGCTTGCCAGCCTGAAACAGGCCGGTGTGGTCGGCATTGCGATGAATGTTGCGATGCTCGGCACAGAGCCTTTTTTGCATCTCGGCAGCCTGATGGGGCGTCTTGCCGAACTGGATATGTTCGCTGCCATTCAGGTGCAAAACGATCAGCTTCTGGCATTGTTGCCGCTGATCAACCGCAGCAAAACGCGGCTGCTGATTGATCACTCCGGACGCCCTGACATCACGCAGGGCCTGCAACAACCGGCGTTTCAGGCACTTCTCGGCCTCGCTGACCAGCAAAGAACCTGGATAAAACTGTCGGGCCTGGCGAAATTCAGCCACCAACCCTTCCCTTATCAGGACGGGCACGCTTATCAGCATGCGCTGCTCAATGCGTTCGGCGCAGAACATTGCATGTGGGGTTCCGACTGGCCGTTTCTGCGGGCGGAGCACCGGATGGATCTCGGCACGCTGCTGATGCTGGTTGAACAATTATTCCCTGACGAAAAAATTCGTCAGCAGATTTTGTGGCAGACGCCGAAAGATTTGTTTGGATTTACGGATTACTGA
- a CDS encoding phage holin family protein: MIGAAQARDIVLMEHGIILAIVGMSAWGGLVRYIMLRKSKPFIEELKACFLQIVVSCFTGMLVSIFVLSRDASDDRLMIVAGLGGVFAGPLLTLIGKKIAGYIDNYSPAPK; this comes from the coding sequence ATGATTGGTGCAGCACAAGCCAGAGATATCGTGTTAATGGAGCACGGTATCATACTTGCAATTGTAGGTATGTCGGCGTGGGGCGGGCTTGTCCGCTATATCATGCTGAGAAAAAGTAAGCCGTTCATAGAAGAGCTGAAAGCCTGTTTTCTGCAGATTGTTGTTTCTTGTTTCACCGGGATGTTGGTAAGTATTTTCGTTCTTTCGCGGGATGCAAGCGATGACCGGTTAATGATCGTCGCCGGTTTGGGCGGGGTATTTGCCGGCCCACTCCTTACGCTGATTGGCAAGAAAATCGCTGGCTATATCGATAATTACAGTCCTGCACCCAAATAA